One part of the Desulfonema ishimotonii genome encodes these proteins:
- the queF gene encoding preQ(1) synthase — MTQLPYTVEKPEIIKTDLLDPIDYHYKGHRDVDIVISQPEFTSVCPMTGLPDVGTITIRYRPDEKIVELKSLKFYFLQYRNVGIFYEHVVNRILDDLAGVLAPKQMEVTGDFTPRGGITTRVTARYEGKK, encoded by the coding sequence ATGACCCAGTTGCCTTACACCGTTGAAAAGCCGGAAATCATCAAAACCGATCTGCTGGACCCCATTGACTACCACTACAAAGGTCACAGGGATGTGGATATCGTCATCAGCCAGCCGGAATTTACATCCGTCTGCCCCATGACCGGCCTGCCGGATGTGGGAACCATCACCATCCGATACCGGCCCGATGAAAAGATTGTCGAGCTGAAATCCCTCAAGTTTTATTTCCTTCAGTACCGGAATGTCGGCATCTTCTATGAACATGTGGTCAACCGCATACTTGACGATCTGGCCGGCGTGCTGGCCCCGAAACAGATGGAGGTCACGGGTGATTTTACGCCGAGGGGCGGTATTACAACACGGGTGACCGCCAGATACGAGGGAAAGAAATAG